The Actinopolyspora erythraea genome has a segment encoding these proteins:
- a CDS encoding NUDIX hydrolase, translated as MNTPDLDDLTRADAADGIDQHVVGALIDHGGTLLLLKRPADDFRGGTWELPSGKVEPTDTDLYAALHREVTEETGLTISTITGYLGAFDYTSSSGKHTRQHTWTVTVANPAEVHLSEHDESAWVATTEQHPVSAEVQRLIDAHLASPAHRLHTLNNPASTYN; from the coding sequence ATGAACACACCGGACTTGGACGACCTCACCCGCGCCGACGCCGCCGACGGCATCGACCAACACGTCGTCGGCGCCCTCATCGACCACGGCGGCACGCTCCTCCTGCTCAAACGCCCCGCCGACGACTTCCGCGGCGGCACCTGGGAACTGCCCTCCGGCAAAGTCGAACCCACTGATACCGACCTGTACGCCGCGCTTCACCGCGAAGTCACCGAAGAAACCGGCCTGACCATCTCGACCATCACCGGCTACCTGGGCGCGTTCGACTACACCTCCAGCTCCGGCAAGCACACCCGCCAACACACCTGGACCGTCACCGTGGCCAACCCCGCCGAGGTACACCTCAGCGAACACGACGAGTCCGCCTGGGTGGCCACCACCGAGCAGCATCCAGTCAGCGCCGAAGTACAACGACTCATCGACGCCCACCTCGCCAGCCCCGCACACCGCCTACACACACTGAACAACCCCGCAAGCACCTACAACTAG
- a CDS encoding DUF427 domain-containing protein: MSEHEEIRAEDSDKRVRTMLAGRVVADTRRPVLVWEHPHYPTYYVPREDVRAGLTDTGEVRRSRRLGEGTIYDVVTDSATAPAAAIGYRNCPLPRLRDLVRIDWNSMDEWFEEDEPVYVHPRDPYTRVDVLESSRHVEIRLDGVTLADSHHPRILFETGLPPRYYLPLPDVRMDLLRPSDHETHCPYKGTASYWHVHTGEAEHPDTVWTYRTPLPESHKIAGLACFYDERVDVLLDGELQRRPETPFS, translated from the coding sequence ATGAGCGAACACGAGGAGATCCGGGCCGAGGACTCCGATAAGCGCGTGCGCACCATGCTGGCGGGGCGGGTGGTGGCCGACACCCGGCGACCGGTTCTCGTCTGGGAGCACCCCCACTACCCCACCTACTACGTTCCGCGCGAGGACGTGCGAGCCGGGCTGACCGACACCGGCGAGGTGCGGCGGTCGCGGCGGCTCGGCGAGGGCACGATCTACGACGTCGTCACCGACTCGGCGACGGCACCGGCCGCCGCGATCGGCTACCGGAACTGCCCGCTGCCCCGACTGCGCGACCTGGTCCGGATCGACTGGAACTCGATGGACGAGTGGTTCGAGGAGGACGAGCCGGTCTACGTCCACCCCCGCGACCCTTACACGCGGGTGGACGTCCTGGAGAGCTCGCGGCACGTGGAGATCCGGCTCGACGGCGTCACCCTCGCCGACTCGCACCACCCGCGAATCCTGTTCGAGACCGGCCTGCCGCCCCGGTACTACCTGCCGCTGCCCGACGTGCGGATGGACCTGCTGCGGCCCAGCGACCACGAGACCCACTGCCCGTACAAGGGGACCGCGAGCTACTGGCACGTGCACACCGGCGAGGCCGAGCACCCCGACACCGTGTGGACCTACCGCACCCCGCTGCCGGAGAGCCACAAGATCGCCGGACTGGCGTGCTTCTACGACGAACGCGTGGACGTCCTCCTGGACGGCGAGCTCCAGCGGCGGCCCGAGACTCCGTTCTCCTGA
- a CDS encoding DddA-like double-stranded DNA deaminase toxin — translation MSSLEELGEQLASVLAKLAESRTALTQARHRLGESGQALVAIVDEHTHPDLSDGIPTYREAWSTTSATSKTLVSVDKAIRAYMTSIGAPGAEAVAPPDDEASPPMVVTPSSENTAQADQSQESIPEFGSSEWAIDVGTTLPTYITSGHVFDDAGAELELDGAIRQSGPCESSLQIDQHLRSGVFSHHDPRGKLAVSEHVETKLAWYMSQHGISHMHVVINNAPCRGLFNCRRAVAAILKEGASLTVWSAQAGVRYELKGARNGDQRTRS, via the coding sequence ATGAGCAGCCTCGAGGAGCTCGGCGAACAGCTGGCTTCGGTGCTGGCCAAACTCGCCGAAAGCCGGACCGCTCTCACCCAGGCCCGCCACCGACTCGGCGAAAGCGGTCAAGCCTTGGTCGCCATCGTCGACGAGCACACCCACCCCGACCTGTCGGACGGCATCCCGACCTACCGCGAAGCCTGGTCCACCACGAGCGCGACAAGCAAAACACTCGTTTCGGTCGACAAGGCCATCCGCGCCTACATGACCAGCATCGGTGCTCCCGGCGCCGAGGCCGTTGCACCCCCTGACGACGAGGCGAGTCCACCGATGGTCGTCACACCATCGTCTGAGAACACAGCGCAGGCCGACCAGTCGCAGGAATCTATCCCCGAGTTCGGCAGCTCGGAGTGGGCGATCGATGTCGGCACCACCCTGCCCACCTACATCACCAGTGGACACGTCTTCGACGATGCAGGAGCCGAGCTGGAGCTGGACGGTGCGATCCGGCAAAGCGGCCCCTGCGAGAGCTCCCTCCAGATCGACCAGCATCTCCGAAGCGGTGTGTTCAGTCACCACGATCCACGCGGCAAGCTCGCTGTCAGCGAGCACGTCGAGACCAAACTCGCGTGGTACATGAGTCAGCACGGAATCAGCCATATGCACGTAGTAATCAACAATGCTCCCTGCCGGGGCCTGTTCAACTGCCGCCGAGCGGTCGCGGCCATCCTGAAGGAAGGGGCTTCACTGACTGTCTGGTCCGCCCAGGCTGGGGTAAGATACGAGTTGAAGGGAGCCCGCAATGGTGATCAGCGCACTCGTTCATGA
- a CDS encoding DUF397 domain-containing protein, whose amino-acid sequence MADLTGVTWRKSSRSQGADNCVEVAVTSDNVGVRDSKDREAGFFTATGSQWSAFLDAVKTSRFD is encoded by the coding sequence ATGGCTGATCTGACCGGCGTGACCTGGCGGAAGTCCAGCCGCTCGCAGGGCGCGGACAACTGCGTTGAGGTCGCGGTGACTTCAGACAACGTAGGCGTTCGCGACAGCAAGGACCGCGAGGCTGGTTTCTTCACCGCTACCGGCTCGCAGTGGTCGGCCTTCCTCGACGCCGTGAAGACCAGCCGGTTCGACTGA
- a CDS encoding FAD-dependent oxidoreductase produces the protein MAYAITQTCCTDASCIAACPVNCIHPTPDEPDFGSTEMLYVDPSTCIDCGACADACPVDAVFPVDRLTGSLKAYADINAEYYAKRGTDADPEAETASNTETTESPSKSSPIFHSWSPPVFDRVIPSDFAPLDVAVVGTGPAGMYAVEDLLLHTNSRVTLLDRLPVAGGLVRYGVAPDHPSTRRIGETFARFHTHPRLRMRLGVEVGRDVSVEELASRHDAVIYAVGASSARELGVAGEDLTGSVSATSVVSWYNGHPDAVTDAVDLSAERVVVVGNGNVALDVARVLTTDPDRLAETPISPRALRQLRSSRVREVVLLGRRGPEHAAYTRPELLELVQRDDIELVVDTHDPRIAPTIDTADSDDKAGLLRELDRDSVDWSAPAGGTGTSGRKRIVLRFHSAPVELVGETEVRGIRVGAGDQDIEIPTGLVVKAVGYRGVPLPGLPFDERTATVPNSGGRVSDRPGTYVVGWIKRGPSGGIGANRACAKETVGTLLDDAVAGRLPEPSARRSGVDGPVSRLRAKLSGGAARLG, from the coding sequence ATGGCCTACGCGATCACCCAGACCTGCTGCACGGACGCCTCCTGCATCGCGGCGTGCCCGGTCAACTGCATCCACCCCACACCGGACGAGCCGGACTTCGGCTCCACCGAGATGCTCTACGTCGACCCGAGCACCTGCATCGACTGCGGTGCCTGCGCCGACGCGTGCCCGGTGGACGCGGTGTTCCCGGTCGACCGGCTCACCGGCTCCCTCAAGGCGTACGCCGACATCAACGCCGAGTACTACGCCAAGCGCGGCACCGATGCCGACCCGGAGGCGGAGACGGCCTCGAACACGGAGACCACCGAGTCCCCGTCGAAGTCCTCGCCGATTTTCCACTCCTGGTCACCGCCGGTGTTCGACCGCGTCATCCCCAGTGACTTCGCGCCGCTGGACGTCGCGGTGGTCGGCACCGGTCCGGCGGGGATGTACGCCGTCGAGGACCTGCTGCTGCACACCAACTCCCGGGTCACCCTGCTGGACCGGCTTCCCGTGGCGGGAGGTCTCGTGCGCTACGGGGTCGCTCCCGACCACCCGTCGACGAGGCGGATCGGCGAGACGTTCGCCCGGTTCCACACCCACCCCCGGCTCCGGATGAGGCTCGGGGTCGAGGTCGGCAGGGACGTCTCCGTCGAGGAGCTGGCCTCCCGCCACGACGCGGTGATCTACGCGGTCGGCGCCTCCTCCGCGCGGGAACTCGGCGTGGCGGGCGAGGACCTGACGGGCAGCGTCAGCGCCACCTCGGTGGTGTCCTGGTACAACGGGCACCCCGACGCAGTCACCGACGCCGTCGACCTCTCGGCCGAGCGAGTGGTCGTGGTGGGCAACGGCAACGTCGCGCTGGACGTGGCCCGAGTGCTGACCACCGATCCCGACCGGCTCGCCGAGACCCCGATCTCGCCGCGGGCCCTGCGGCAGCTGCGCTCCAGCAGGGTCCGCGAGGTGGTGCTGCTGGGACGCAGAGGTCCCGAGCACGCCGCCTACACCAGGCCGGAGCTGCTCGAACTCGTGCAGCGCGACGACATCGAGCTCGTGGTGGACACGCACGACCCGCGCATCGCGCCGACCATCGACACCGCCGACAGCGACGACAAGGCGGGGTTGCTGCGGGAGCTCGACCGCGACTCCGTCGACTGGTCCGCTCCCGCCGGTGGCACCGGAACGAGCGGCCGGAAGCGTATCGTGCTCCGGTTCCACTCCGCCCCGGTGGAGCTGGTGGGCGAGACCGAGGTACGCGGAATCCGCGTCGGCGCCGGGGACCAGGACATCGAGATCCCCACCGGTCTGGTGGTCAAAGCGGTCGGCTACCGCGGCGTGCCGCTGCCCGGACTGCCGTTCGACGAACGGACCGCGACCGTGCCGAACTCCGGTGGTCGGGTCAGCGACCGGCCGGGAACCTACGTGGTGGGATGGATCAAGCGCGGTCCTTCCGGCGGGATCGGCGCGAACCGCGCCTGCGCCAAGGAGACGGTCGGCACGCTGCTCGACGACGCCGTGGCCGGGCGGCTGCCCGAGCCGAGCGCCCGGAGGTCCGGGGTGGACGGGCCGGTGTCGCGACTGCGCGCGAAGTTGTCCGGCGGAGCCGCCCGGCTCGGCTGA
- a CDS encoding DUF397 domain-containing protein, with translation MSTWRTSSYSGQGGQCVEVGRVNEHAAVRDSKDREAGYFTATGSQWSAFLDAVKTSRFD, from the coding sequence ATGAGCACGTGGCGCACGAGCTCGTACTCCGGGCAAGGCGGTCAGTGTGTCGAGGTTGGCCGTGTGAATGAACATGCTGCCGTACGTGACAGCAAGGACCGCGAGGCGGGTTACTTTACCGCTACCGGCTCGCAGTGGTCGGCCTTCCTCGACGCTGTGAAGACCAGCCGGTTCGATTGA
- a CDS encoding helix-turn-helix domain-containing protein — MGLGPTARRRRLGAHLAEMRESSELSVAHVAGHVGVSEQTLRNWERGLSTMRKMELHALCELYEASADVRETLETARRESSKRGWWSTYKLPTWFKPYIGLENDATLVRNFEQEIIPGLLQTEAYAREIHLYGGHMPQPDRVEQWVSARMQRQRRLYESSPLELRAVVSEAALRRSIGGEEVMAEQLQHIVKLAELPNVMFQVISAASGVHAGLSGGGFTVLSFEETDPDIGYIEGPLGGHIIEDSNEVTTLRHIFDEVRSATLSQRESVKLVRTMIPA; from the coding sequence ATGGGACTGGGACCAACCGCACGGCGTAGGCGACTCGGCGCACACCTGGCAGAGATGCGAGAAAGCTCGGAACTGTCCGTGGCACACGTGGCGGGCCATGTCGGTGTGAGCGAGCAGACGCTTCGCAACTGGGAGCGTGGACTGTCCACGATGCGCAAGATGGAGCTTCACGCGCTCTGCGAGCTCTACGAGGCCTCCGCTGATGTCCGGGAGACTCTGGAGACCGCGCGGCGGGAAAGTTCCAAGCGGGGTTGGTGGTCCACGTACAAGCTGCCCACGTGGTTCAAGCCGTATATCGGTCTGGAGAACGACGCGACGTTGGTACGCAACTTCGAGCAGGAGATCATTCCCGGCTTGCTCCAGACTGAGGCGTACGCGCGGGAGATTCATCTCTACGGCGGGCACATGCCGCAACCCGACAGGGTCGAACAGTGGGTATCGGCACGGATGCAGCGTCAACGTCGCCTGTACGAATCCTCACCCCTCGAACTCCGAGCTGTGGTCAGCGAAGCGGCGCTACGGCGGAGTATCGGTGGGGAAGAGGTCATGGCCGAGCAGCTTCAACACATCGTGAAGCTCGCCGAGCTACCCAACGTGATGTTCCAGGTGATCTCAGCCGCGAGCGGTGTCCACGCTGGACTCAGCGGCGGCGGGTTCACTGTACTCTCGTTCGAGGAAACCGACCCGGACATTGGATACATCGAAGGCCCGCTCGGCGGGCACATTATCGAGGATAGTAACGAAGTAACCACGCTGCGACACATCTTCGACGAGGTCCGTTCGGCAACGCTGTCGCAGCGGGAGTCCGTGAAGTTGGTGCGTACGATGATCCCCGCATGA
- a CDS encoding AurF N-oxygenase family protein, translated as MTSSITGSDATAATPDREEVARRLLDSSETLSYDPVQEVDWETPLDTDYHGASPEWSTLYGTAYWSEMTPEQQRELTRQEAACVASTGIWFEMILQQMVLRDFYAKDPADPAFQWALTEIADECRHSIMFGRGAAKLRAPAYRPPRPVLELGRAFKTLAFGEAAYAAILVAEEVLDVMQRDWMRDERVAPFVRTINNIHVVEESRHMKFARQETKERLRGVGPVRRQIQSVVVAAASYFIVTSMVNKKVYENAGLDVDRAVREAKANQHYKSLVRSSCAGLMEFLDSAGLLTKPATWFYKRANLI; from the coding sequence ATGACCAGCAGTATCACCGGATCCGACGCGACCGCTGCGACGCCCGACCGCGAGGAGGTGGCCCGCAGGTTGCTGGACTCCTCGGAGACGCTGTCCTACGACCCGGTCCAGGAGGTCGACTGGGAAACGCCGCTCGACACCGACTACCACGGTGCGAGTCCGGAGTGGAGCACGCTCTACGGCACCGCCTACTGGTCCGAGATGACCCCGGAGCAGCAACGCGAGCTCACCAGGCAGGAAGCCGCCTGCGTGGCCAGCACCGGCATCTGGTTCGAGATGATCCTGCAGCAGATGGTGCTGCGGGACTTCTACGCCAAGGATCCGGCCGACCCCGCTTTCCAGTGGGCGCTGACCGAGATCGCCGATGAGTGCCGACACTCCATCATGTTCGGCCGGGGCGCCGCGAAACTGCGCGCACCCGCCTACCGGCCGCCCCGCCCCGTGCTCGAGCTCGGCCGGGCGTTCAAGACGCTCGCCTTCGGCGAGGCCGCCTACGCCGCGATCCTGGTCGCGGAGGAGGTCCTCGACGTGATGCAACGGGACTGGATGCGCGACGAACGGGTCGCCCCCTTCGTCCGCACCATCAACAACATCCACGTGGTCGAGGAGTCGCGGCACATGAAGTTCGCCCGGCAGGAGACCAAGGAGCGTCTCCGCGGGGTGGGCCCGGTGCGCAGGCAGATCCAATCCGTGGTGGTCGCCGCCGCCTCGTACTTCATCGTCACCAGCATGGTGAACAAGAAGGTCTACGAGAACGCGGGACTGGACGTGGACCGAGCCGTCCGCGAGGCCAAGGCGAACCAGCACTACAAGTCCCTGGTGCGCTCCAGCTGCGCCGGACTGATGGAGTTCCTCGACTCGGCCGGACTGCTCACCAAGCCCGCCACCTGGTTCTACAAGCGAGCGAATCTGATCTGA
- a CDS encoding serine/threonine-protein kinase gives MTVESDEEEPVSGNRVIARRYELTSPIGRGSMGEVWSGYDQRLDRRIAVKLLPSAKLAEADDPQLLTKRFVREAQLTAKVEHPGVPAVHDVGTEGDELFLVMQRISGTDLADIIAEHAPLSVSWAVSVAAQIAAVLTSAHEASLIHRDLKPSNVMIADSGTVKVLDFGIAAVLEGGHTKLTRAGDSMGTPAYMAPEQAMHNTATPAGDLYSLGCVLHELLSGERVFDAPGAPAIVHKHMSVPPTPLRECGVAVPAELERLVLDLLAKNPQQRPEDAREVYRRLLPYLPAPEDSASVIDSGDPTAPYRHPHAPRSSRRRPESTETPGEVPVADPRAAEERIRSEQQRANELVDEARFTQAAELLRSLLLDRSLRRQLTPERRTKIRRNLATFHFLGGDYRAALEEYTTLLAEFDDDSGVPIASVLECRFMAATCRMELGEDQRAARELRSLLNEYLRLLPSELERILEVRVQLATLLSNTGETNAARELLRQVLAAATTEESQLHAEQARRMLARLDELGR, from the coding sequence GTGACGGTGGAAAGTGACGAGGAGGAGCCGGTGAGCGGCAACCGGGTGATCGCGCGGCGCTACGAGTTGACCTCGCCGATCGGGCGGGGATCGATGGGCGAGGTCTGGTCCGGCTACGACCAGCGGCTGGACCGGCGGATCGCGGTGAAACTGCTGCCTTCGGCCAAGCTGGCCGAAGCCGACGACCCGCAGCTGTTGACCAAGCGGTTCGTGCGCGAGGCCCAGCTCACCGCCAAGGTCGAACACCCCGGCGTTCCGGCGGTGCACGACGTCGGCACCGAGGGTGACGAGCTGTTCCTGGTCATGCAGCGGATCTCCGGCACCGATCTCGCCGACATCATCGCCGAGCACGCGCCGCTGTCGGTGTCCTGGGCGGTGTCGGTCGCCGCGCAGATCGCCGCCGTGCTGACCTCGGCTCACGAGGCCTCGCTGATCCACCGCGATCTCAAACCGAGCAATGTGATGATCGCCGATAGCGGCACGGTCAAAGTGCTCGACTTCGGCATCGCGGCCGTACTGGAAGGCGGGCACACCAAGCTCACCCGTGCGGGCGACAGTATGGGTACCCCCGCCTACATGGCACCGGAACAGGCCATGCACAACACCGCCACCCCGGCCGGTGACCTGTACTCCCTGGGATGCGTGCTGCACGAGCTGCTCAGCGGCGAACGGGTGTTCGACGCTCCCGGTGCGCCCGCGATCGTCCACAAGCACATGAGCGTGCCACCGACCCCGTTGCGGGAGTGCGGCGTCGCGGTTCCGGCGGAGCTGGAACGGCTCGTGCTCGATCTGCTGGCCAAGAACCCGCAGCAGCGCCCCGAGGACGCGCGGGAGGTCTACCGGCGGCTGCTGCCGTACCTGCCCGCGCCGGAGGACTCCGCCTCCGTCATCGACAGCGGTGACCCGACAGCTCCCTACCGGCACCCGCACGCCCCGCGATCCTCGCGACGTCGGCCCGAGTCCACCGAGACTCCCGGTGAGGTTCCGGTCGCCGACCCACGGGCGGCCGAGGAGCGCATCCGCTCGGAGCAGCAGCGGGCCAACGAACTGGTCGACGAGGCACGGTTCACGCAGGCGGCGGAACTGCTGCGCTCGTTGCTGCTGGACCGCTCGTTGCGGCGACAGCTCACCCCGGAGCGCAGAACGAAGATCAGGCGCAACCTCGCGACCTTCCACTTCCTCGGCGGCGACTACCGGGCGGCGCTGGAGGAGTACACCACGCTGCTCGCGGAGTTCGACGACGACTCGGGCGTCCCGATCGCGTCCGTGCTGGAATGCCGGTTCATGGCCGCCACCTGCCGCATGGAGCTCGGCGAGGACCAGCGGGCGGCCCGCGAACTCCGCTCACTGCTCAACGAATACCTGCGCCTGCTGCCGAGCGAGCTGGAACGCATCCTGGAGGTTCGTGTTCAGCTCGCGACGTTGCTGTCGAACACCGGTGAGACGAACGCGGCCAGGGAACTGCTGCGGCAGGTGCTGGCCGCCGCCACCACCGAGGAGTCCCAGCTCCACGCCGAGCAGGCACGCCGGATGCTGGCTCGGCTCGACGAACTGGGGCGATGA
- a CDS encoding Imm1 family immunity protein → MVISALVHDQFHHVESWDDVDRVIDEAIDCSLPGSADAPLPPGEVAQFYCAAQPWTDEVLEWAPDNFLQLASNPSAGYAALTWMGFRGEATMETFVSFGMDAPLSTPPRLVIDPGYPYDHDPRSALPLEQARIAVREFCRTGGARPQSVTWVRGDFTGAILQPLPDIVA, encoded by the coding sequence ATGGTGATCAGCGCACTCGTTCATGATCAGTTTCACCATGTGGAAAGCTGGGACGATGTTGACCGTGTGATCGATGAGGCCATCGATTGTTCCCTGCCTGGATCGGCGGATGCGCCGCTTCCACCGGGTGAGGTGGCCCAGTTCTACTGCGCCGCCCAACCCTGGACCGATGAGGTCCTTGAGTGGGCACCGGACAACTTCCTCCAGCTCGCCAGCAATCCCTCCGCGGGCTATGCTGCGCTGACCTGGATGGGTTTCCGAGGAGAAGCCACGATGGAAACGTTCGTCTCCTTCGGCATGGACGCTCCGTTGAGCACCCCACCCCGCCTGGTCATCGATCCTGGCTACCCGTACGACCATGACCCACGCAGCGCACTTCCCCTCGAACAGGCCCGCATCGCCGTCCGAGAGTTCTGCCGCACAGGCGGCGCACGGCCACAGTCGGTGACCTGGGTACGCGGCGATTTCACCGGTGCCATCCTGCAACCGTTGCCGGACATCGTCGCCTAG